GCTCACCCAGCCGTCGAGGACGAGCGCCACGGCGAACTGATTGACCTCTTCGTCGAGGTCGAGCACCTCCACCCGCGCCTTGGCGGCCATCGCTGCTTGCGCCTCGGGCGGCAAGTCCTCCAACCCTGCAACTTCGGCCAAGTTCACGCCCTCCAGCAGGGCGCTGGGCTCGTCTTGGAGCTCCGTAGCCGCGGGTTCCGTGGCGGTGGGCGCAGCCGTGGGTTCCGTGGCGGCGGGTTCGGATGCGACCGATTCGGAATCGGGTGCGACGGATTCCGCCGCGATGGACTCTGGTGCGACGGATTCGGGTGGCGGCATGACAGCCGTGCGCTCGGGCTCGGAGTCCTGCAGCAGATCGCTCTCGTTTGCGACCGCGGTGGGCGCTTCCGAGTCGAAGATCGGCTGCGCCGCGTCCGTCTCGGTCGGCCGTCCGGGGTCCATCGCGTCCGCGGACGATGCGCTCGGGGGCAGCAGCGAGGATGGGAAGCGTGAGATCTCCGTGGGCGCCTCCACGTGATCGTCGGGTGGCAGGGGCGGCTCGACGATGAGCTCGGACTCGCTCACCATTGCGGCACTGCGCGGGTCGAGCTCGAGCTCCGAAGACGCTACCGGCAGCGCCGCGCTGAGCGCCTCCGAGGGCACCCCATAGGCGGAAGCGATTGGCAACGCGGAATCGCTGGGATCTTGCATCAACGTGGTGACGGACTCCGCGGGTCCGCGCGGAGGCGGAGCGTCCCAGGGGGCTTGGGCCGTCGGTTGTGCAAAGGGGTTGTTCTGGGGCAGCAGCGGTTGCTCGAAGGGGTTCTGATCCTCGGAGATCGTCTGATCGTCGATCTCGACGTCGATGCTCTCGCGCCCGGTCGGTCCGCCGAGCAGATCGTCGACATCGGAATGGGTGGGCGCGTGGATGATGGGGCCGCCGGCATGCGCCAACATCTGCTCGGTCAGATTGGCGGCGACACCGTTCAGCTCCGTTGCTCGCTCGGCGCGCCCACAGGCGATGGCCGCATCAACCGCGCGGCGCAACCAAACGATGGCATCCGCAACGGCCCCACGCTTCCACTGCACCTGCGCGGTCTGCAAAGCCCAAGCCACGTCGTCGTCGTCGGAGTCGAGCGGCGCCGGAATGCCATATCCCATCAGTCAACCCTCATCATAGCGCGAGCGCCCCGGCACGGGCTGAAATCGGACTTGCGCAAAGTGCTCGTGTCACACGCAGGGCGGCGGCAGCAGGATTTCCCGATCTTTGGCCCCATTGGGCGGCCCGACCATGCCGCGCTTCTCCATCATCTCGACGATCTTCGCGGCACGGTTGTAGCCGATGGTCATTTTCCGCTGCAACCACGAAGTCGAGCAGCGCTGCGTCTCGGCCACGATCGCCACCGCCTCGTCGAAGCGCGCGTCCACGGGTTCGTCGTCGTCGTCAGCGGAGCCTTCGCTCCCCGTGTCGGCGAGAATGGCCTCGTGGTACTGCGGCACGCCCTGGCGGCGCAGGTGGTCGGTCAACGCCGTCACTTCTTCCTCGCTGACAAAGGGACACTGCACCCGGCGAGTGTCCGTCGTGCCGTTCATCTTGACGAGCATGTCACCACGGCCGAGCAGCAACTCCGCCCCCTGGTCGTCTAGAATGGTGCGGGAATCGACCTTCTGCGCCACGCGGAAGGCAATCCGCGAGGGGAAGTTCGCCTTGATCATGCCGGTGATCACGTCGACGCTGGGGCGCTGGGTGGCAAGGACGACGTGCATGCCGGCAGCGCGGGCCTTCTGGGCCAGACGCGCGACGGACGCCTCCACCTCTTTCCCTTGCTGCATCATCAGGTCGGCGAATTCGTCCACGACGATCACGATGTAGGGCAGCTTGCCGGGTAGAAGCACGCCGTCGTCACCGGCCTTGGAGCGCGGCAGACTCACCACGGCGCCTTCGGGAGAGAGAGCCTCGACTTCCTTCTGCGGCGGCGCGGGCGCATCGCCCGCGTGCACGCGCCTCACCCAGGCGTTGTAGGTGGTGATGTTCTTCGTCCCGGCGTTGGCGAAGAGTTGGTAGCGACGCTCCATCTCGTCCACGGCCCAGCGCAGCGCCGTTGCCGCCTGCTTCATGTCGGTCACCACGGGCAGCAGCATGTGCGGAATGCCGTCGAAGGGAGCCAGCTCGACGACCTTCGGATCGATCATCAGCAACCGCAGTTCCTCGGGAGGGCGACAGAAGAGCAGACTGGAGAGCATCACGTTGAGTCCGACGCTCTTGCCGGCACCCGTCGCACCCGCCACGATGACGTGCGGCATGCTGGCCAGGTCCGCATAGAACGGCGCGCCCACGATGTCGCGCCCCAGGACGACGGGCAGCGGTGCTTTCTCGCTGAGCTTGGCGAAGCGCTTGTCCTCGACCAGCTCGCGCAGATTCACCGGCATACGCTCGTCGTTGGGCAACTCGAACCCGATGCGGCTCTTGCCGGGGATGGGCGCGATGATGCGAACGGTGCGGCTCAAGCCCAGCGCCAGGTCGTCACTGAGGTTCGCCACCTTGCTGACCTTGGTGCCCGCTTCCGGTGCGAACTCGAAGGTGGTCACGGTAGGACCTGGATGGATCTCCTCGACGCGACCATGCACACCGTAGTCCGCCAGCGTCTTCTCCAGTCGCGTCGCCTGCATCAACAGCGCGTCGCGATCCACGTTGCTCTCGGCTGCGGACGCCGGTTCGAGCAGATCCGGGGACGGCAAGGCGAACTCCGCCACGCGCGGCTTCTTCTTCGTCGCTTCGCGCTCCACCGTGCGCGCTGGTGCGGTGTCCACGATCGTCGGACCCGCCGCCTTCTTGCGCCCCGCTTTGGGCTTCTCCGCTGCGACGGGAGGCACCACGGCAGAGACGGGCTCTGCGTCGGGCGAAGGCTCTTCCGCAGTGAGCAGCACTTCCAACTCCTGCGACGGCGTCGTCGAGGCTGCCGCCACGGGTGAAGTCTCGGCGACGGGCGGCGGCACGGGGCTCGGTGCCGCACTGAACAGCGCGGCATCCAAGCCGTCGGAGTCCATTCCCGAGCTGGACAGTGCTCTGGACACGGCGAGGGGTGGCGTGCCGGTGGACTCCAAGGGAAGCCAGTCGCCATCGTCGTCTGACAGCTGGGCGATGATCGCCTCGTCGCTAGGACGCGTTTCGATGTGGGGTGCTCGTGACAGCACTTCGGCGGCTCGCTGTTCCTTGCGTAGGGTTCGCGCTTCCATCCAGGCATGGCCCGCACGCTTGGACGCGTCGCTGGCGTGGGATCCGACACGCACTCCGAGCTGCATGCAGCGCTGACACAGCGCAATGAAAGAGAAGCTGGCCCGCCCGATCAGAATCAATCCGACCACGGTGCCTCCCACCAGGAACGACCCCACGGTGCTGAACAGGCCCCGCATCAGCTCGCCGAAGAGCAGACCTACGTTGCCCCCCGCGGGCAGCCCGCCAAAGGCATGCGCGGAGGACAACGCGATGTGCACTAGTGACGCCAGGATGATCCCCACCACCAAGTCGCCAGCCACGCGGTAGCCCACGCTGCCGATGGATCGACCGCGGAACAGCGGTGCCCCCACCAAGCACAGCTCCAGCGGCGCGAGCCACGCCACCCAACCGAACCCCTGCGCCAGGAAGCCTGCGATGACCGCCCCGACCACGCCAACCCAGTCGCTACCCTGAACGGACGGGTCGTTGATGTCGCGCTTCAAACTGGCAAGCGCGAGACACAAGAATGCCGACACTGCGAAGAGCAGCAAGGCCATGGCCTCGCGACCGCGGCGCTGGGACGTCGCTTCGGGTCGAGACTCCACGGCAGTCTCCGGCCCATCGGCGGTCCTGGGTGCGAAGGGACGGGTGCCCATCTCCTACTTTTGACTACATCAAAGTCGGCCCCCGTCCAAGAAAGCCGCAGGCCGACCGGCCCAATGGCCGGACGCAATGATTCTCGGCCTGTCCTGCGCTTGAGCCCAAGCGAGTCTGGGGATTAGACTGCCCCCTCACCTGAGGGAAAAGCGAATACACACCCATGAAACATACGCTGGGGTCGAAGGAAACGTGGCGGCGCATGCTCGGTGCGGCGGCGGTGGGCGCAACGCTTTCCACGGCGGCCGCATTGCCCGGCTGCCGCACGTCCTCCGATGACATCGAGCGCTGGACCAATACGGCGCAAGGACCACGCAAACTCGTCGCGGTCATCTCGCACGACAAGTACCCACACGAGATGCGTGTCGAAGCCGCGATGGCATTGGTGCGCATGAAGCCACGCAATGGACGCGCCATCGGACTTCTTGGCCAGGACGACCAAATTGGATTGCTGGCCGCGCTCGAGGCTCTCGCGCCCGCGGAGCGCGAAAAGATCATCACCGACATGGTGCCCAAGCTGGAAGAGGCGATGAAAGCCGAGCCGCCCAAGGCTCAGGCAGGTCAACCCACGCCTCCGGACCCGTCGTTTCCGTTCAAGGACGCAGCCTTCGCGCTCCTGACTCACGCGGAAGGCTCGCTGTTCCAGTCCGAAGAGCTTCGCACACGGCTTCGTGCCGCACTCACCGCATGGTGCAACGTCAACTTCGCCGAACGCTTGGACGACTCGTCGCAGCTCTACGGCATGGACCAAGTGCTGCGAGAGCTCGGGGCCCAAGGGGTGGCGGGCTTGGCAGATCAAATCGAGCCGAACGCCAAAAAGATCGAGAAGATGGCGGATCTGGTCGCGGAACTCGGCAACGACGCTGCAAAGCTCAATGCCAGCAAGCGCTTGGTCGCGGTGGCGCAAGAGATCGACTCGGACAAGTGGATCCAGCAGAAATCGCCCCTGGTGGATGCCGCCAACAAGGCCTCGAAGCTCAACCCCTCGGCGGACCAGTTCAAGGCTCAGCTCGACCAATACCAAGAGGAAGAGCTGCTGCGCATCTTCTCCTCGATGAAGAAGGTGGGCGGCGCACCCATCGTCGAATACCTGCTGAGCTACGGCAAAGACAGCAAGAAGCCCGAGAAGCGGCGCGCGTCTGCGCTGGCGAACCTCGAGGGCAACATCGACAAGAACAATCAGGCGCAGATAACGGACATCTTGCAGCTGGCAAGTGGCAAGGACACGCCGGACACGTTGCGCGATGTGGCGCTGCGACGCGTGGGTGAGCTGCCGCGAAAGCAAGTTGCCTCGCAACTCTTTGGTCTGTTCAACAACGACAACTGGAAGATCCGCTGGGTTGCCGCAGAGCTGGTGCTGAAGATGGGAGATACCAGCAACGTGGACGAGTTCATGCGCAAGATCGCCGGCGCTCGCGGGATGGCCATTACCGAGCCCCTGCGCTACGGCGCCATCATCGGCGAGCTGAAGGGCACGAAGAAGCCCGCCGACATCGTCGATACCTACATGCGCGGTGGGTGGTCCGTGGAGGCGCGGATGAGCGCCCTCGGCTACTACTACGAACACGGGACCAAGGAGCAGCTCTCCAAGGTCACCCCCTACCAGAACGATCGCACCCGCGCCCCGCGCTGCCTGGACGACGCCAGTGATTGCGAGTGGAAGTGCGCCGTGGGCGAAGGCGCCAGCCAGGAGCTCAAGGACGTGACCACCTTGGGCGAATTCGTGAGCTACTGTGTGAAGCCGGCCATGGAGAAGCGGTCGGCAGACAAGACAACCAAGAAGTGACGAGCCTCCTACCGAGCTGAGCGGATGACCGACCCGAATCTGAAAGTTCCCAGAAACTTCAAGTGCCGCGAGTCGCTGTGGGTGAAGTTCGAACAAATGGCGCGCGAGCTCGAGTGCTCGGTGGACTATCTGATCAACGACGCCATGAAGCAGTACGCGCGCCAACGCGGCTACAGCAGCACGGCGCATCCTGCTGCGGGTCCCCCGCCCATTCCGCCCGCGACTCACGGCGCTCCGCCCCCGCCACCTCCTCCACCTCCGCCAGCCGGAGGCGGACAGCGCTCGATGACGCCAGCGCCGCGCGGCCCGTCTGCCGCACCGCCGCCTCCCCCGCCCCCTCCTCCACCGCCGCCGCCGCCCCCCGCAGCGAGCCACCGCCCCAGCTTTCCGTCATCCCACGGTGCACCGCCGCCACCACCGCCGCCACAGCAGCACCAGTCTGCACCTTCTCCCAGCGGTCGTAGGCCTCCGCCACCGCCGGCGCCCCGCAGCGTTCCGCCGCCCCCGCCAGCGCAACACGCGTCGCATGGCCCAGGTGGAACCATGCAAATGCCTCCTCGCGGCGGGCCACCACCGCCCATGCCCATGCCGCGCTCGGCGCCGCCTCCGCCGCCTCCGCAGCAGCACTACGGCTCGACGACACTCAACATCTACTACGCCGGAGAGCGGTTCCCGATCACGAAGGATCGCTTCATCATCGGCCGCGGCAAGCAGTCCAGTGACCTGACGATCAAGGACCCGAACGTGTCGCGACAACACGCGATGATCGAGTTCTTGAACGGCCAGTACTACATCGTCGACATGGGCTCGACGAATGGCGTGGAGTACTCGGGCCAACGTATTCAGCGCAAGGTCATCAACGAAGGCGACCTGTTCCGCGTTTGCGACCACGAGCTCCGCTTCTCCTACCACTGAGCTCGACGCCCGATCCGTCGGTTGACGGCGCCTGAAAACCGCATTTTTGCACGTGGTTCGTGGTGGGGCTACGCTGCGAATCGTGCGATCGCCGTTCGTCCTCGCGCTGCTCTTCGCGTCCGCCACGGCGACCGCGGGAACGCTGCCCTGGGTCGATCCCGACGATGTCCCGTTGCCCTCGGGCGTGCGCAGCGTCCAGATCGCCCGTCGAGACGAGCCGATGTGGCTGCGCCCGGCCCCAGGCATGCCCCGACGAGGTTCGGCGGCTGACGGCGCGCACTTACCCATCTACGGGGCGGTGCGAGGCCCCGGCTGTCGCGGTCGTTGGCTGAGCGTGGGGCCCCTTGCCTGGGTGTGTGAAGACGTCGTGCGACTCAGCATGAAGCCGGCGTTGCCCGCGGTGACGAATCCCGGCTCCACAACCGACGGTCTGCCCTTCCGCTATTTCTTCGCGGGTCGCAACGGCTCTCTGGGCTACGTGAGTCTACAGAACGCGGAGCAAGTAGCCCCCGACGCGGAACTGCAGCCCGGCTTCGCCATCGCCGTGGTGCAGATCGCGGAGCGCTACCGAGGCGATCCCTTTGGGCTCACGACCCATGACCTGTGGGTTCCGATGCGAGACCTATCTCCGGCCCGGCCCTTTGCGTTTCACGGGCAAGAGCTGAAGGGGAAGCTCGACGTGGGTTGGGTCTACCAGCACAGTGCCGACGTGTACGAGGAGCCGGGACGGAGGCGCGTGCACGGAGAAACCCACGCGGAGTTCGTCGCGCTACCCATTCTCGAAACCGTGGAGCGCGAGAAGCATCGCTGGTTTCGCATCGGCGAGAAGCGTTGGGTCAGCGACCGGCACGTGCGCGTACCGACGACTCAACCGATGCCAGGTGAAGTGGGGCCGCGTGAGCGGTGGATTGACGTCGACATCGACAATCAGGTGCTCGTCGCCTACGAGGGCGAGCGCCCAATCTTCGCCACCATCGTTTCCACGGGCAAGGGCACGGGCAAGAGCGTGTTCGCCACGCCAAAGGGCAATCACCGGATCTGGGTGAAGCTCGTGTCGAGCGACATGGACAACTTGGAAGACGAGGACGCGAGCCGCTACTACGCGATCCAAGACGTCCCCTGGGTCATGTACTTCAAGAAAGGCTACGGCCTGCACGGTACGTTCTGGCACCGCTCCTTCGGCCGCGTCCGCAGCCATGGTTGCGTCAACCTGACTCCTCTCGATGCCGAGCGTCTGTTTCGCTGGACGAGCCCAAGCGTGCCCTCGGGCTGGACTGCGGCGCTTCCGACGGCCTACGAGCCCGGGACTCTGATTCGAGTGCGCTGAAGCGCGATGAGCCAGCGTGAAAGCGCGCCGGGCTAGCGCTGAAGCGCGGTGGGCCAGCGTGAAAGCGCGGCGGGCCAGCGCCGGGAACCGTGGTCGGTGCGGGTTTGGGCTCCGCGGCGGAGATCCCTTGGCATGACGGGCCGATGTGGCCAATCATCGGAGCCCATGGACGTGCAGATCGGTCGAGACACGGTGTTGGCGCTCTGCGCCATCGCCTGGGCAGACGGCAAGATGGATCCCCAGGAGGCCGCCAGCATCCGCGAGGCGGCGCGACAGCTCGCCTTGTCCGCCGAGGACAAGAGCGCCGTGGAAGCCGCCCTCGCCTCCACCTACGACCTAGCGCAAGTCGAGACGGTTCGCATGAATCGCCTGACGCGCCTGTTCACCTACGCGTGCGGTGTTTGGATCGCGATCGTGGACGGAGCGCTCAGTCCGGAGGAAGAGCGAGCACTGACCCTCCTGGGTGACCGCGTGGGGCTCAGCGAGGTCGCGCGGGCGCGGGCAAAGTCCGTCGTCGAGGCAGCGCGGGCAAGCAGCGGGGCGGACCAAAGCATCGACCTGCAGAAGCTCCGCGCGCGGCTGTCGGCAGGGCTGAGCCAAATCGGAAACGACTGAGCGACCGTACCGACCATGGTCAGCATCGTTCACGCCGCGCGCGACATCGGTCGCCTTCGCGACATCTCGCGGGTACTGGTCACGCATGGCTTTGGTGAAGTCGTCAGCCGCCTGGGCATCTTCCGTCGCAAGGGCAAAGATGAGCCTCCTGACTCCTCGCGCAGCGTCGATCTGAGCCCCGAAGATGAAGCCGAAGGCGTGCGGGCCAAAGCCGAGTCCACCTTGGCGGTACGCGTGCGCCGCGTGCTCGAAGATCTGGGACCGTCCTTCGTCAAGTTGGGACAGATCGCGTCCACCCGCTCGGACGTGCTCCCCGCGGACGTCATCTTGGAGTTGAAGAAGCTGCAGGACTCCGTTCCCCCCGTGAGCTTCGAGAAGATCCGCGAACAAGTCGAGCGATCCCTCGGTGAGGACCTCGAGGAAGTCTTCGAGGACTTCGAGGAAAAGCCCCTGGCCGCCGCCAGCATTGCCCAGGTGCACCGCGCCAAGCTCAAAACCGAAGAGGGCACCCGCGACGTGGTGGTCAAGGTGCAGCGTCCTGGGATCGCGCAAACCATCGCCAGCGACGTGGACTTGCTGCACACCTTCGCCACCCTTGTGGAACGCGCCATCCCGGAGAGTCGCATCTACTCACCCGTCGCCCTGGTACAGCAGTTCGATCGCGCCATCACCGCGGAGTTGGACTTCACGGCCGAGGCGGAAAACGCCTCGCGCTTCGCCCAGCACTTCGAGGGCTTTCGCAACGTCCACTTTCCTCACGCGTACAAAGAGGCGTCGAGCAAACACGTGCTCACCCTCGAGTTCTTGGACGGCAAGAAAGTCTACGACGCCATTCGCGCCGGGCACGTGGGCAAGAAGCTGACGCGCATCGCCCTGGACGTGATCGTCAAGCAGATCTTCGAGGACGGCTTCTTCCACGCCGATCCGCATCCCGGTAACGTGCTGGTCCTCGGTCCACCGGAGAACCCCGTACTGGCGATGATCGATCTGGGCATGGTCGGCCGGCTCAGCCCGCGCATGCGCGACTTGACCGTCGACGTCATGGTCAGCGCCGTACGGCGCGACTACGAGGGCATCGCCGACGCGATGTACTCCATCGGCACCCCCACCAAGAAGATCGACATGGACGCCTACCGCGCCGAGGTGGCCATGCTCAGCGAGAAGTACCTGGGCAAGCAGCTACGCGACATCGAGATGTCCGCCATGATCCGCGACCTGGTGCGCGGCGCCACCAAGTACGGCCTGGAAATCCCGCCGGACTTCATGCTGGTGGGCAAGGCGCTGATGACCGTCGAGGGCGTGGGCAAGGAGCTCGACCCGGAGCTCGACATCTTCGAGGAAGCCAAACCGCTGTTCCTGGAGATGCTCAAGAAGCGCTACTCCCCGGAGCGACTGGGCAACGACCTCCTGCGCCGCCTGGAACGCCTCTCCAATACCACCTACAACATGCCCCAGCAGCTGCAGGAAGTCCTGGACGACCTGCGCCTCGGTCGGCTGTCGATCGTCACGACCGACCCCGGTATCAAGCATGCTGGCGACCAGCTGGGCCGACGGCTGTTCGCTGCACTGGTCGGCAGCACCTTCGTCCTGGCAGGGGCGTGGCTCCTCTCCAGCAACAAGGACATCGCGGGCTACGTGCTGCTCGTGCTCGGCGCGCTCACCCTCGGCAACCACTTGCTGCTCGACGCCTACCGCATGTTCCGCACGCGTCACTAGGCGCTCACATCCTCCCGTCACCGGACGGCCGAAGGTGCCTTCGCGACGTTCTCGCATCGCGTCTGAGCCTGCTGCTGCGAACCGTCCACGGCACTCTAGGCCACAAAAGCAAACCGCCCCGCGTTTCGGGCGGGGCGGCTGCATTGCTGTGTTCGAATCAGCCCGAACTCAGGCACATGGCTCCGAGTTCGAACCAGAGCGCCAGCTCAGGGCACCTTGCCCTGGAGGATGAACGCGATGAGGAACGAGAACAGCACCAAGGACTCGATCAGCGCCAAACCGAGAATCATCGGCGTCTGAATGCGAGCGGCAGCGCCGGGGTTGCGGCTGATGCCTTCGAGAGCCGCAGCTGCGGCACGACCCTGGCCGATGCCGCCGCCGAGGGCGCCCAGACCAATCGCGATGCCGGCAGCCAGGGCCGCCATGGCCTTGGCGTCGAACTCGTTCGAGGCTGCGGCAGCGGCGGCCTCCTGGGCGAACGCGCTAGACGCGAAAAACGTGAAAAGCGACGCGCTGACGAGAGCCAGCTTCTTCTTGGTCATCTGCGAAATCTCCTTGTTCTACCCGGGCGGGCTAGTAGTCCGAATTTGCGTAGGGGGCTATCGAAAAATCCGCCCGCCAGGCTGTCGGCTGGGCGGCAGAACTAACCTATCGTTCAGTGCTCTTCGTGCTCCGTGGCCAACCCGATGTAGATGGCCGTGAGCAGGGAAAACACCAGGGTCTGGATCACGATCACCAAGACGCCGAGCAGCATGACCGGCAGCGGAACCACGACCGCAATCAGACCCATGAAGGTGCCGAGCACGATGTGATCGACACTCATGTTCATCATCAAGCGCACGGACAGCGTGACCGGGCGCACACACAGCGAGATGATCTCGATGGGGAAGATCAGCGGCGCCAGCCACCACTTCGGGCCGGCCAAGTGCTTGATGTAGGCCATGCCGTTGGTCTGCAGGCCGTAGAGATTGAAGAGCAAGAACACCACCGCGGCGCAGCCAAAGGTGATGTTCAAGTTGCTGGTCGCCACCGGCGCACCGGGGATCAACGCCAACACGTTTGAAACGAAGACGAACAGCGCGGAGCCGGCGACGACGTGGAAGTACTTCTTCGCGCGCTCGGGACCCATGACGCTCTTGCACAGATCGTAGAAGTAGCCGAGGAACGTCTCGATGAAGGTACGCAGGGTGAGCTTGTCCTCGGGAATCACCGCCTTGTCCGTATCGGACAGTCGTGCGCGCACGGAACCTGCGATCAGGAACAACAGCACGAAGACCACGAGGGCTGCGATCAGGGGCTGCCAGCTCTGCCAGGTCGGCTCTTGCTTGCCCACGAAGGATTGACCCAAGTGATGAGCGTTGTGCTCCAGGGTCGAGCGGAAGTGCTCCAACAGCACGGTCAGCCAATTGGAATGCTCGGGCATGACTCAGCCTTTCTGCTCCAGAGCGGGCGAGGGGGACATTCCCCCGAACACGATGCCCAGTGGCAGGGCGCCCCAGCCGAGGGCGAAGGGCAACACCATGATGAAATCGGTGCGGACGATGACGTAGAGCACCGCCGCGATCAGCGCGAGCTTGACGAGCACCACCAGCGTCCAAGACAGCCGCGGGCCACCACCGAGGAACGCTCGCACGACCCGCGCCACGACCCAGAGATTCCCAGCGCCGAGCAACGCGCCCAACGCCACCGACACCGCCGCACGCCCGCCCGAGAGCGCCACGGCCCCGGCGACGAACACGGCACCAACGATGAGCACCGCAATCATTGCGCGGCGGGCTCCTTCGTCAGCGGTCGTTTCGGTTCTTGCGTCCGGGGTCATTGAGGTAGCGCCTGCGCGCCTCCCGTTCTTCTCGTTCGGCTTTCTCTGCTTCTCTGTTGGCCCGCTCCAGAGCTCGAGTGACGGAGCGAACACCGGCAGCGACACCGAACCCGCAACCGAGCAACGCGAGCCAAGGACCGGTCCCCAGCCACTGATCCGCCTTGTTGCCGACCCAGAGCCCGAAAACGATGCTCAGGACCAGCTCGAGGCCAACCGTGCCGTAGGTACCGACGCCTTTCCAGTGATACTGCACAACTGCCCTCGCCGGAGGGCTCACCCGCCCGAAGGCGGGATCGGCACATTTGCCCTCGCGGGGAAGCGAGAGCGGCGCTCAATTAGCACGCGATAAGCCTGGGGGTCAACGTCCGAGGCGCGCCCGCGCGCGCGCCCGGTGCTATACAAAAAGCATGAGAAAAACCGGGGTCCTGGCGGGAATGAGCGTGCTGTTCGTCGGCGGCGTTTGCCTTGCGCAACCAGGCGCGGACGAGCCGGCCGATCCACCGCCTGCCGCGCCCGAACCCGCGCCCGCTGCGGAGCCTCCTCCACCCGCGAGCGACACGCCACCGGGTCCGTACTACAGCGAGCCCCCACCTGCTCAGGGCGCTGCGCCACGCGGCGCGTCAGCGCCGCCGCCAGGCGCGCCGGGACAATACGTGTACGAGCCGCCGCCACCTTACGCGGTGTACGAGCCGCCCCCGCCGCCCAAGCCGCGCCACGTCGCCCCCAAGTACTCCCTGTGGCTCGGCGCGCGCCTCGGTTGGTTCATTCCCTTCGGCAACCTGTGGGCGGAAGGTGACCCCAACACCCGTCAGCTCGTCGGCGAAGTGAAGTGGTCGCAGTACGCGTCAGCGGGCCCGATGTTCGAGCTCGACGCTGGCGCACGCCTCGGCCGCTACTACACGCTGTTCCTACTCTGGGAGCGCGCACAGCTCGGGGCTGGCGACGAGAAGATCGCCAAGTACGGCACCCAAGAACGCGGTGAGACTGACTACTACGCCCTCGGTCTGCGTTTCTCGTCCAATCCGGACAAGGTTGGTTTCCTCACGGAGATCAATCTCGGCTATCGCCGCTTCCGCTCCATCTGGGACAGCGGCGCGGAGCTGCGCATGACCGAAGCGCCTCTCGAGTTTCGCCTCGGCCTCGGCGCCGACATTCGCATCTCGCGCCTGTTCTCACTCTCGC
The nucleotide sequence above comes from Polyangiaceae bacterium. Encoded proteins:
- a CDS encoding cyclic nucleotide-binding domain-containing protein is translated as MGYGIPAPLDSDDDDVAWALQTAQVQWKRGAVADAIVWLRRAVDAAIACGRAERATELNGVAANLTEQMLAHAGGPIIHAPTHSDVDDLLGGPTGRESIDVEIDDQTISEDQNPFEQPLLPQNNPFAQPTAQAPWDAPPPRGPAESVTTLMQDPSDSALPIASAYGVPSEALSAALPVASSELELDPRSAAMVSESELIVEPPLPPDDHVEAPTEISRFPSSLLPPSASSADAMDPGRPTETDAAQPIFDSEAPTAVANESDLLQDSEPERTAVMPPPESVAPESIAAESVAPDSESVASEPAATEPTAAPTATEPAATELQDEPSALLEGVNLAEVAGLEDLPPEAQAAMAAKARVEVLDLDEEVNQFAVALVLDGWVSIMPAIADAACAHATRGDVVFTAGSLDERVQLRVVAGESDTRVAVWDAEALTDATEDCPWVADELRTVADRFQALAGATMGPLGDRLDDGLRAEVTKRCEVRRLLPGEVFVEAGANVPGLYIIGVGSVELVSPDGSSVTEELAAGDFLFASAVMSAGSAPATARAGQGGALLLFAERHAAHELMVSVPPLLEMLAG
- a CDS encoding DNA translocase FtsK, producing the protein MESRPEATSQRRGREAMALLLFAVSAFLCLALASLKRDINDPSVQGSDWVGVVGAVIAGFLAQGFGWVAWLAPLELCLVGAPLFRGRSIGSVGYRVAGDLVVGIILASLVHIALSSAHAFGGLPAGGNVGLLFGELMRGLFSTVGSFLVGGTVVGLILIGRASFSFIALCQRCMQLGVRVGSHASDASKRAGHAWMEARTLRKEQRAAEVLSRAPHIETRPSDEAIIAQLSDDDGDWLPLESTGTPPLAVSRALSSSGMDSDGLDAALFSAAPSPVPPPVAETSPVAAASTTPSQELEVLLTAEEPSPDAEPVSAVVPPVAAEKPKAGRKKAAGPTIVDTAPARTVEREATKKKPRVAEFALPSPDLLEPASAAESNVDRDALLMQATRLEKTLADYGVHGRVEEIHPGPTVTTFEFAPEAGTKVSKVANLSDDLALGLSRTVRIIAPIPGKSRIGFELPNDERMPVNLRELVEDKRFAKLSEKAPLPVVLGRDIVGAPFYADLASMPHVIVAGATGAGKSVGLNVMLSSLLFCRPPEELRLLMIDPKVVELAPFDGIPHMLLPVVTDMKQAATALRWAVDEMERRYQLFANAGTKNITTYNAWVRRVHAGDAPAPPQKEVEALSPEGAVVSLPRSKAGDDGVLLPGKLPYIVIVVDEFADLMMQQGKEVEASVARLAQKARAAGMHVVLATQRPSVDVITGMIKANFPSRIAFRVAQKVDSRTILDDQGAELLLGRGDMLVKMNGTTDTRRVQCPFVSEEEVTALTDHLRRQGVPQYHEAILADTGSEGSADDDDEPVDARFDEAVAIVAETQRCSTSWLQRKMTIGYNRAAKIVEMMEKRGMVGPPNGAKDREILLPPPCV
- a CDS encoding FHA domain-containing protein: MTDPNLKVPRNFKCRESLWVKFEQMARELECSVDYLINDAMKQYARQRGYSSTAHPAAGPPPIPPATHGAPPPPPPPPPPAGGGQRSMTPAPRGPSAAPPPPPPPPPPPPPPPAASHRPSFPSSHGAPPPPPPPQQHQSAPSPSGRRPPPPPAPRSVPPPPPAQHASHGPGGTMQMPPRGGPPPPMPMPRSAPPPPPPQQHYGSTTLNIYYAGERFPITKDRFIIGRGKQSSDLTIKDPNVSRQHAMIEFLNGQYYIVDMGSTNGVEYSGQRIQRKVINEGDLFRVCDHELRFSYH
- a CDS encoding L,D-transpeptidase, with product MRSPFVLALLFASATATAGTLPWVDPDDVPLPSGVRSVQIARRDEPMWLRPAPGMPRRGSAADGAHLPIYGAVRGPGCRGRWLSVGPLAWVCEDVVRLSMKPALPAVTNPGSTTDGLPFRYFFAGRNGSLGYVSLQNAEQVAPDAELQPGFAIAVVQIAERYRGDPFGLTTHDLWVPMRDLSPARPFAFHGQELKGKLDVGWVYQHSADVYEEPGRRRVHGETHAEFVALPILETVEREKHRWFRIGEKRWVSDRHVRVPTTQPMPGEVGPRERWIDVDIDNQVLVAYEGERPIFATIVSTGKGTGKSVFATPKGNHRIWVKLVSSDMDNLEDEDASRYYAIQDVPWVMYFKKGYGLHGTFWHRSFGRVRSHGCVNLTPLDAERLFRWTSPSVPSGWTAALPTAYEPGTLIRVR
- a CDS encoding TerB family tellurite resistance protein is translated as MDVQIGRDTVLALCAIAWADGKMDPQEAASIREAARQLALSAEDKSAVEAALASTYDLAQVETVRMNRLTRLFTYACGVWIAIVDGALSPEEERALTLLGDRVGLSEVARARAKSVVEAARASSGADQSIDLQKLRARLSAGLSQIGND